One candidate division WOR-3 bacterium genomic region harbors:
- the rplX gene encoding 50S ribosomal protein L24 yields MNLRKGDLVEVLVGEERGRRGKILRVEKEKMTGRVRVIVDGLNLAKKHQRPQGTTKPGGIIDLPIPFDVSNLVLLCPKCGRKTKVRREPHEGRRVRICRKCDEIIDA; encoded by the coding sequence GTGAATCTGCGCAAGGGTGACCTGGTTGAAGTTCTGGTCGGTGAGGAGCGGGGCCGGCGGGGCAAGATTCTGCGGGTTGAGAAGGAGAAGATGACCGGCCGCGTGAGAGTCATCGTTGACGGGCTCAACCTCGCGAAGAAACACCAGCGGCCACAGGGTACCACCAAGCCGGGCGGGATAATTGATCTGCCGATACCTTTTGATGTCTCTAACCTCGTGCTTCTGTGCCCGAAGTGCGGTAGGAAGACAAAGGTCAGGCGCGAACCGCACGAAGGCCGACGGGTCAGAATCTGCCGCAAGTGTGACGAGATAATTGACGCATGA
- a CDS encoding type Z 30S ribosomal protein S14, translating to MARLGLIVKSKRMPKYKVRKHSRCQRCFRPRAVYRKFGLCRLCFRELALRGELPGVRKATW from the coding sequence ATGGCGCGACTGGGACTGATCGTTAAATCCAAGCGTATGCCCAAGTATAAGGTGCGCAAACACAGCCGATGCCAGCGGTGCTTCCGGCCGCGCGCAGTTTACCGTAAGTTCGGACTTTGTCGGCTTTGCTTCCGTGAACTGGCGCTGCGCGGCGAACTGCCGGGCGTGCGTAAAGCGACTTGGTAG
- the rplE gene encoding 50S ribosomal protein L5, which translates to MPRLKEQYLKKIVPALTKQFGYRNPHQVPRLVKVVVNVTTKDAVADAKVLDTIAEDLAMITGQKPARTLAKRAISAFKIRKGMPLGLKVTLRGARMYEFIDRFFNFAVPKIRDFQGFSPDAFDGRGGYSLGLSEQLIFPEIEAAKVKKVTGMNITFHTNARHDDEARALLAALGLPFRRK; encoded by the coding sequence ATACCAAGGCTCAAAGAGCAGTACCTAAAGAAGATTGTGCCGGCACTCACCAAACAGTTTGGGTATCGTAACCCCCATCAGGTGCCGCGACTCGTCAAGGTTGTGGTGAATGTGACAACCAAGGATGCAGTCGCTGACGCGAAGGTGCTCGACACAATTGCCGAGGACCTAGCGATGATTACCGGTCAGAAACCGGCACGTACGCTTGCCAAGCGCGCAATTTCCGCGTTCAAGATTAGGAAAGGAATGCCGCTCGGGCTTAAGGTGACTTTGCGCGGGGCCCGGATGTACGAGTTCATTGACCGGTTCTTCAACTTCGCCGTGCCGAAAATCCGCGATTTTCAGGGGTTCTCACCCGACGCATTCGATGGCCGCGGCGGCTACAGCCTGGGGCTGTCCGAGCAGTTGATTTTCCCAGAAATCGAGGCGGCCAAGGTGAAGAAGGTGACCGGCATGAACATCACATTTCATACCAATGCCCGGCACGACGACGAAGCGCGAGCACTCCTTGCCGCGCTTGGGTTGCCCTTTAGGAGGAAATAG